The following proteins come from a genomic window of Leptospira barantonii:
- a CDS encoding NADPH-dependent F420 reductase, with amino-acid sequence MKGKKIGILGSGAVGQTLANGFLKYGAEVKIGTRDPAKLKDWLSKAGASASVGTFAETASFGEILVLCSKGNIASEVLKLAGIDSLDGKTIIDTTNPIAEEPPVNGVLKFYTSYNESLMEQLQKQAPKAHFVKSFNSVGNGVMVDPKFKDGKPSMFICGNEDSSKKIVSDILNTFGWEVEDMGKAEAARAIEPLCILWCIPGFLSQSWTHGFKLLK; translated from the coding sequence ATGAAAGGAAAGAAGATCGGAATCTTGGGTTCCGGCGCGGTCGGTCAAACGTTGGCGAACGGCTTTTTAAAATACGGAGCAGAAGTAAAGATCGGAACCAGAGATCCGGCTAAACTCAAAGACTGGTTGTCGAAGGCAGGAGCGTCCGCGTCCGTGGGAACGTTCGCCGAAACCGCGAGTTTCGGAGAAATTTTAGTTCTATGTTCTAAGGGAAACATCGCTTCCGAAGTTTTGAAGTTAGCCGGAATCGATTCTCTCGACGGAAAAACGATCATCGATACGACGAATCCGATCGCCGAAGAACCTCCCGTGAACGGTGTCTTGAAGTTTTACACGTCATACAATGAATCCTTAATGGAACAACTTCAGAAGCAGGCGCCGAAGGCTCACTTCGTAAAGTCTTTCAATTCCGTGGGGAACGGCGTAATGGTAGACCCGAAGTTTAAAGACGGAAAACCGAGTATGTTCATCTGCGGTAACGAGGATTCTTCCAAAAAAATCGTATCAGATATTTTGAATACGTTTGGATGGGAAGTGGAGGACATGGGGAAAGCGGAAGCCGCAAGAGCGATCGAACCGCTTTGTATTCTTTGGTGTATTCCCGGATTTTTGTCGCAATCTTGGACCCATGGGTTTAAACTTCTGAAGTAA
- a CDS encoding ankyrin repeat domain-containing protein, with product MNPTKTILLFLLSFSLLAEGTDHPNHAIGESLLKISKRANLPEATVSGNGFKAVALVGDVDGDNGPGTLGYVKNMQDVAKVLRARGVQVTEYYSPKNSWDQIKESIKGANLVLYAGHGVGSNLNDSPYHQKYVGGFALKGKFVSNDDVENVLKPAPGAVVLFLGACFTAGNMAYDMGVIDAEETKHRIAMYSAPFLKAGFQGYYATWAPWTAQSLVAELFTGKSYGSIYDSQTNLSEVTKIDHPTYSNGKLFFHKGKQDAKVVFDYAFAGNPNAKISTSSPAKDDSQPATNNTQTTLSPEEQSAKNNALIKAAYKKDLKTAAKLLNEGADPNAESKGWRILHLSVYFDLPELTKLLLDKKADPNYQVDGFTALSLATAYERTSIIPLLEAAGGTKSRSASIKPKPEKP from the coding sequence ATGAATCCCACAAAGACCATTCTACTATTCTTACTTTCGTTTTCTCTTCTTGCAGAAGGAACGGATCATCCCAATCACGCGATCGGCGAATCCTTACTGAAAATCTCCAAACGTGCGAACCTTCCCGAGGCTACGGTTTCCGGAAACGGATTCAAAGCTGTCGCTCTCGTAGGCGATGTGGACGGGGACAACGGACCGGGAACCTTGGGATATGTAAAGAATATGCAGGATGTTGCAAAGGTTCTCCGCGCGAGAGGAGTTCAAGTTACGGAATACTACAGTCCTAAAAATTCATGGGATCAAATCAAGGAATCGATCAAAGGCGCCAATCTTGTTTTATATGCGGGACACGGAGTCGGAAGCAATCTCAACGATTCTCCTTATCATCAAAAGTATGTGGGCGGTTTTGCATTGAAGGGAAAATTCGTTTCGAACGACGACGTTGAGAATGTTCTCAAACCCGCGCCCGGAGCCGTGGTATTGTTTTTAGGAGCTTGTTTTACCGCGGGCAATATGGCGTACGATATGGGAGTGATCGACGCGGAAGAAACCAAACATAGAATCGCTATGTACTCCGCTCCGTTTTTAAAAGCGGGCTTTCAAGGTTATTATGCGACATGGGCTCCTTGGACCGCTCAGAGTCTGGTCGCCGAACTTTTTACGGGAAAATCGTACGGTTCCATCTATGACTCTCAAACGAATCTTTCCGAAGTGACTAAGATCGATCACCCGACGTATTCCAACGGAAAGTTATTCTTTCACAAAGGAAAACAAGACGCAAAAGTCGTTTTTGATTACGCGTTTGCGGGAAACCCGAACGCAAAAATTTCAACCTCATCGCCCGCAAAGGATGATTCTCAACCAGCAACTAACAACACGCAGACGACGTTAAGCCCCGAAGAACAAAGCGCAAAAAACAACGCTTTGATCAAGGCGGCTTACAAAAAGGATTTAAAAACTGCGGCGAAATTGTTAAACGAAGGCGCGGATCCGAACGCGGAAAGTAAGGGATGGAGAATTCTTCATCTATCCGTCTATTTTGATCTTCCCGAACTTACCAAACTTCTTTTGGATAAAAAAGCCGATCCGAACTATCAAGTGGACGGATTTACCGCACTTTCGCTGGCGACAGCGTACGAACGAACTTCGATCATTCCCCTACTCGAAGCCGCGGGCGGAACCAAGTCCAGATCCGCGTCGATCAAACCGAAACCGGAAAAACCTTAA
- a CDS encoding acyl-CoA desaturase, with product MAIILSFFIAHWFLSAFAQSFFLHRYAAHAMFKMNKFWEKFFYIFTCVAQGSSFLNPRAYAIMHRQHHAYSDTGKDPHSPVASKGFLDMMWKTALNYEAILEETANVEKEFKGNYPQWPAIDALSNSWTFRLTFGTLYTLFYLYFVPAGQYGWYLLLPVHWLMGPIHGAIVNWCGHMYGYRNHKENPDNSKNTLFVDFLIAGELYQNNHHAHPNSPNFAFRWFELDMTYQVMRILHMLRIIKIQRAVWTEKGKKVLRGSDVLVEPTSTSTVAA from the coding sequence ATGGCGATCATTCTTTCGTTTTTCATTGCGCATTGGTTCTTATCGGCTTTTGCTCAATCATTCTTCCTTCACAGATACGCGGCGCACGCGATGTTCAAAATGAACAAGTTCTGGGAAAAGTTTTTTTACATCTTTACTTGTGTGGCTCAGGGTTCTTCCTTCCTGAATCCGCGCGCTTATGCGATCATGCATAGACAACACCACGCCTATAGCGATACCGGAAAGGATCCTCATTCTCCGGTCGCTTCCAAAGGATTTTTGGATATGATGTGGAAGACCGCTTTGAATTACGAAGCGATCCTGGAAGAAACGGCTAACGTTGAAAAAGAATTCAAAGGCAACTATCCGCAATGGCCTGCGATCGACGCTCTCAGCAATTCATGGACGTTCAGACTTACGTTCGGAACCCTTTACACGTTATTCTATCTTTACTTCGTTCCTGCGGGTCAATACGGTTGGTATCTTCTTCTTCCGGTTCATTGGCTGATGGGACCGATCCACGGAGCGATCGTGAACTGGTGCGGTCACATGTATGGTTATAGAAATCATAAAGAGAATCCGGACAACTCGAAGAACACTCTATTCGTGGACTTTTTGATCGCCGGTGAATTGTATCAAAACAACCACCACGCGCATCCGAATTCCCCGAACTTTGCGTTCCGTTGGTTCGAATTGGATATGACCTATCAGGTGATGAGAATTCTTCATATGCTGAGAATCATCAAAATCCAAAGAGCCGTTTGGACCGAAAAGGGAAAGAAAGTTCTTCGCGGTTCGGACGTCCTGGTAGAACCGACCTCGACTTCCACGGTAGCCGCTTAA
- a CDS encoding ATP-binding protein: MSPEEKRIQELEDENKRLKRQIENTAQSPYLKRGMASVRYYARIFREEIVENEIRGRIDESLGTLYEIKNFVHRYSSLAGLDPDTIRIIATEATQNIVEHGQGKYAEIELELHNEVVNPFFKMSFKHEMQPGMKYTLSQINENVKKGDFSSELFDIESSRGRGEFLMKELADERRVLNGVEITPEGNKVHYFKRVLINYRDPKGPRDVTSFDEIKEEIDRLDPEEALCYFHIDHRKSKLSSVTIVIASSRETKLRTLMEESGFYLVHKDKYYRAVFCSFEPTKEFTPSELENLFEKVRKQVEIEKE, from the coding sequence ATGTCCCCAGAAGAGAAACGAATTCAAGAATTAGAAGATGAAAACAAAAGACTCAAACGGCAAATAGAGAACACGGCTCAGTCCCCCTATCTCAAAAGGGGAATGGCGAGCGTGCGTTATTACGCCAGAATCTTTCGGGAAGAAATCGTAGAGAACGAAATCCGAGGAAGAATCGACGAAAGTTTGGGAACCTTATACGAGATCAAAAACTTCGTACACCGTTATTCGTCGTTAGCCGGTCTTGATCCGGACACGATCCGAATCATAGCGACCGAAGCCACGCAGAACATCGTGGAACACGGTCAGGGAAAATACGCCGAAATTGAATTAGAATTACATAATGAAGTTGTGAATCCGTTTTTTAAGATGTCCTTCAAACACGAGATGCAACCCGGGATGAAATACACCCTATCGCAGATCAACGAAAACGTAAAGAAGGGCGACTTCTCTTCCGAACTTTTCGACATAGAAAGTTCCAGGGGCAGGGGAGAATTCCTCATGAAGGAACTCGCCGACGAAAGACGCGTTTTGAACGGAGTGGAGATCACACCCGAAGGCAACAAGGTCCATTACTTTAAAAGGGTCCTCATCAACTACCGCGATCCGAAGGGTCCGAGAGACGTTACGAGTTTCGACGAAATCAAGGAAGAGATCGATCGTCTCGATCCGGAAGAGGCTCTTTGTTACTTTCACATCGATCATAGAAAGAGTAAGTTATCCTCGGTGACGATCGTGATCGCATCCTCCCGTGAAACCAAACTCAGAACGTTGATGGAAGAATCCGGTTTTTATCTTGTACACAAGGACAAATACTACAGAGCCGTGTTTTGTTCCTTCGAACCTACAAAAGAATTCACTCCATCCGAGCTTGAGAACCTTTTTGAAAAGGTTCGTAAACAAGTGGAGATCGAAAAGGAATGA